The Triticum aestivum cultivar Chinese Spring chromosome 3A, IWGSC CS RefSeq v2.1, whole genome shotgun sequence genome includes a region encoding these proteins:
- the LOC123062063 gene encoding ras-related protein Rab7: MASRRRTLLKVIILGDSGVGKTSLMNQYVNKKFSNQYKATIGADFLTKEVQYEDRLFTLQIWDTAGQERFQSLGVAFYRGADCCVLVYDVNSMKSFDNLNNWREEFLIQASPSDPDNFPFVLLGNKVDIDGGNSRVVSEKKAKAWCASKGNIPYFETSAKEGTNVEDAFQCIVKDALKNEPEEELYIPDTVDVVGGNRTQRSSGCC, encoded by the exons GGTTGGGAAGACGTCCTTGATGAACCA ATATGTGAACAAGAAGTTCAGTAACCAGTACAAGGCTACCATCGGCGCGGATTTCCTCACAAAGGAGGTGCAATACGAGGATAGGCTCTTCACTCTGCAG ATATGGGATACTGCTGGACAGGAAAGGTTTCAGAGTCTTGGTGTTGCATTCTACCGTGGAGCAGACTGTTGCGTTCTAGTTTATGATGTCAATTCAATGAAATCATTTGATAATCTGAACAACTGGCGCGAAGAATTTCTGATCCAG GCTAGTCCGTCTGATCCTGATAACTTCCCTTTTGTTCTGCTGGGAAACAAAGTTGATATTGATGGTGGCAATAGCCGCGTG GTCTCTGAGAAGAAGGCAAAGGCTTGGTGCGCCTCAAAAGGCAACATCCCTTACTTTGAGACATCTGCGAAAGAAGGGACAAATGTAGAAGACGCTTTTCAGTGCATTGTAAAGGATGCTCTGAAGAATGAACCAGAAGAAGAATT GTACATTCCTGACACTGTCGATGTGGTGGGTGGCAACCGCACCCAAAGATCATCAGGCTGCTGCTAA